Proteins encoded by one window of Astatotilapia calliptera chromosome 13, fAstCal1.2, whole genome shotgun sequence:
- the ankrd2 gene encoding ankyrin repeat domain-containing protein 2 — MKSLKSLKPSSHCAQQHFSISWMENVAQWAGVMDHETGQEEKTQVDERTGRISLDLCGESLDLSAEQDNSELGKRKKKTKKTFMPRLSVEMQVIEPVDTAEFMNAASECKLDIIDRYLEDGGNPNAHDELKRTALHRACLEGHAPVVQMLLGKGADINLKDQLGSRAIHWACRGGNLTVVEVLKSHGADLNVRDKLHSTPLHVATRTGHTSIVEYLLSCGALINSRDREGDTALHDAVRLNRYKIVKLLIVAGADTKIKNHEGLTAVQQVKQWQFDIVETLQRLEKLRKVGVLSPSNNSGEE; from the exons GGATGGAAAACGTTGCACAGTGGGCCGGTGTGATGGACCATGAGACAGGACAAGAAGAGAAAACCCAG GTAGATGAGAGAACGGGGAGAATCTCGTTGGACCTGTGCGGCGAGAGTTTGGACCTGAGTGCAGAACAGGATAACTCAGAGctgggcaaaagaaaaaagaagaccaaaaaaacattcatgCCCAGGCTGTCTGTGGAAATGCAAGTG ATAGAACCTGTGGATACTGCAGAATTCATGAACGCAGCCAGTGAGTGCAAACTGGATATCATAGACAGGTATCTGGAAGATGGTGGGAACCCAAATGCCCACGATGAG CTGAAGAGGACAGCACTCCACCGCGCCTGCCTGGAAGGACATGCTCCAGTTGTCCAAATGCTTTTAGGAAAAGGAGCTGATATCAACTTAAAAGATCAA CTGGGCTCTAGGGCCATACACTGGGCCTGCAGAGGGGGAAACCTGACGGTTGTCGAAGTCCTGAAGAGCCACGGGGCTGATCTTAATGTTAGAGATAAG TTGCATAGCACACCTCTGCATGTTGCCACGAGAACAGGCCACACCTCCATTGTGGAATACCTGCTGTCTTGTGGGGCCTTAATCAACTCCAGGGACAGG GAAGGTGACACAGCCCTGCACGATGCAGTGCGTCTCAACAGATACAAGATAGTGAAGCTGCTCATAGTTGCAGGAgctgacacaaaaataaaaaatcat GAAGGACTGACAGCAGTGCAGCAGGTAAAACAATGGCAGTTTGACATCGTGGAGACCCTGCAGAGGCTTGAGAAACTAAGGAAGGTGGGAGTACTGTCGCCTTCTAACAACTCAGGGGAGGAGTGA
- the morn4 gene encoding MORN repeat-containing protein 4 isoform X2, producing the protein MKTMTLTRGSFTYASGEEYHGEWKEGRRHGDGQLKFQDGTCYSGQFENGLFHGSGVLLFTDGSRYEGEFAHGKFHGTGVFSRYDGMKFEGEFKDGRVEGYGLLTFPDGTHGVPRNEGLFQNHKLLKREKCPGVVQRAQASASNAHSLAL; encoded by the exons AT GAAAACCATGACTCTGACCAGAGGATCTTTCACCTATGCTAGTGGGGAAGAGTACCACGGCGAGTGGAAAGAAG GTCGGAGACATGGTGATGGCCAGCTCAAGTTTCAGGATGGAACCTGTTACAGCGGTCAGTTTGAGAATGGACTCTTCCATGGTTCTGGTGTACTGCTTTTTACAGATGGATCCAG ATACGAAGGCGAATTTGCACACGGAAAATTTCATGGCACGGGTGTCTTCAGTCGATATGACGGCATGAAGTTTGAAGGGGAATTCAAAGATGGGCGTGTTGAAGGCTATG GGCTACTGACTTTCCCAGATGGAACTCATGGTGTTCCACGAAATGAAGGCTTGTTTCAAAACCACAAGCTGctgaagagagaaaagtgtccAGGAGTGGTGCAGCGTGCGCAGGCTTCAGCCTCCAATGCTCACAGCCTGGCGCTTTGA
- the morn4 gene encoding MORN repeat-containing protein 4 isoform X1 → MTILAFFPKRVWDNCFDQAYEEDLNATNVSQPVFSYFYAPPLLHGGFHASETTNVVCRKTMTLTRGSFTYASGEEYHGEWKEGRRHGDGQLKFQDGTCYSGQFENGLFHGSGVLLFTDGSRYEGEFAHGKFHGTGVFSRYDGMKFEGEFKDGRVEGYGLLTFPDGTHGVPRNEGLFQNHKLLKREKCPGVVQRAQASASNAHSLAL, encoded by the exons ATGAcgattttagcattttttccaAAGCGTGTCTGGGACAACTGCTTCGATCAAGCTTACGAGGAGGACCTGAATGCGACAAACGTCTCTCAGCcggtgttttcatatttttacgcCCCTCCGCTCTTGCACGGTGGTTTCCATGCTTCAGAGACGACAAACGTAGTCTGCAG GAAAACCATGACTCTGACCAGAGGATCTTTCACCTATGCTAGTGGGGAAGAGTACCACGGCGAGTGGAAAGAAG GTCGGAGACATGGTGATGGCCAGCTCAAGTTTCAGGATGGAACCTGTTACAGCGGTCAGTTTGAGAATGGACTCTTCCATGGTTCTGGTGTACTGCTTTTTACAGATGGATCCAG ATACGAAGGCGAATTTGCACACGGAAAATTTCATGGCACGGGTGTCTTCAGTCGATATGACGGCATGAAGTTTGAAGGGGAATTCAAAGATGGGCGTGTTGAAGGCTATG GGCTACTGACTTTCCCAGATGGAACTCATGGTGTTCCACGAAATGAAGGCTTGTTTCAAAACCACAAGCTGctgaagagagaaaagtgtccAGGAGTGGTGCAGCGTGCGCAGGCTTCAGCCTCCAATGCTCACAGCCTGGCGCTTTGA